The Methanosphaera sp. BMS genome contains a region encoding:
- the topA gene encoding DNA topoisomerase I — translation MSELIICEKPKVAQKVAEALSDSPIKNSYKRVPYYEITKDNGDKITVLSAVGHLFSLKAKSKEKRLYDVEWVPLYETDKSKKYVKNYVDLIKKFSKDADRFIHACDYDTEGTLIGFNALKYICGEKSIENSFRMKFSALTKKDLIKAYSEAYPLTDDISWVDSGEARHILDYLFGVNISKAMTDSVSSVTNRYVQLSAGRVQTPTLAILTEREKEIKKFIPEPYWVIKAKLPKSIIADHKKGKIFDKKEVDKILANCKGKDAKVTKITNRKSKKPLPVPFELGTLQSEAYAQFGFTPRKTQQIAQNLYVEGYTSYPRTSSQKLPANLGLDNILNELAKDPKYKDKIKSLKEPLKPNEGKKTDEAHPAIHPTGTLPKDITEDYQKIYDLITYRFISLFGEPAEIESIKVDLDIGGEAFDFSRQRISKEGWLSLDPYQYKKVKNEEFPDLKEGESTTAKVLSEEKETKPPARYNQASIIRELEKRGLGTKSTRANIVAILYTRKYVEGQKITVNQLGERIIDTLEKYSERITSEQMTREFEDDISEIKDKKISESEVVDIAKKELDGILDSMDNNQENIGKELFSAYEQSKIVAECECGGNLIIISSPRGGKFVGCSNYPDCKKTYSLPAGASVLKTKCEKCGLPLISFGKPRQRACLDSKCANGGKESSNDVVGECPDCGKDLIKRMGRFGEFIGCSGFPKCRFTSSIADFEKAQKEEKT, via the coding sequence ATGAGTGAATTAATAATTTGTGAAAAGCCGAAGGTTGCCCAAAAGGTAGCTGAAGCATTATCAGATTCACCAATTAAAAATTCATATAAACGTGTACCATACTATGAGATAACGAAGGATAATGGTGATAAGATAACAGTATTGTCCGCTGTTGGTCACTTATTTTCACTAAAGGCAAAAAGCAAAGAAAAAAGATTATACGATGTTGAATGGGTACCGTTATATGAAACAGATAAATCAAAAAAGTATGTGAAAAACTATGTTGACTTGATTAAAAAGTTTTCAAAGGATGCCGATAGATTTATACATGCATGCGATTATGATACTGAAGGAACATTAATCGGATTCAATGCATTAAAATACATCTGTGGAGAAAAAAGTATAGAAAATTCATTCAGGATGAAATTTTCGGCATTGACCAAGAAAGATTTGATAAAGGCTTACTCCGAAGCTTATCCATTGACCGATGATATCAGCTGGGTAGACAGTGGGGAAGCAAGACACATCCTTGACTACCTATTCGGTGTGAACATATCCAAGGCCATGACCGATTCAGTATCCAGTGTGACAAACAGGTACGTTCAACTCTCCGCAGGACGTGTACAGACACCGACACTGGCAATACTAACCGAACGTGAAAAGGAGATAAAAAAATTCATACCAGAGCCATACTGGGTGATAAAGGCCAAACTTCCAAAGTCAATAATAGCCGATCATAAGAAAGGCAAAATATTCGACAAAAAAGAGGTAGACAAAATCCTGGCAAACTGCAAGGGTAAGGACGCTAAGGTTACAAAGATAACAAACAGAAAAAGCAAAAAGCCATTGCCTGTACCGTTTGAATTAGGAACGCTCCAGTCAGAGGCATATGCACAGTTTGGTTTCACTCCAAGAAAAACCCAGCAGATAGCACAGAACCTGTATGTTGAAGGATACACATCCTATCCTAGAACATCATCACAGAAATTACCTGCAAACCTTGGACTGGACAACATACTCAATGAATTGGCCAAAGATCCAAAATACAAGGATAAAATCAAGTCACTCAAAGAACCGCTAAAACCTAACGAGGGTAAAAAGACCGATGAGGCACACCCTGCTATACATCCGACGGGAACACTGCCGAAGGATATAACGGAGGACTATCAGAAAATATATGACCTAATCACATATAGGTTTATCAGCCTGTTCGGTGAACCTGCAGAGATCGAATCAATAAAAGTAGATCTGGACATTGGAGGGGAGGCATTTGACTTCTCAAGGCAGAGAATATCCAAGGAAGGATGGTTAAGTCTTGACCCTTACCAATACAAAAAGGTTAAAAATGAGGAATTCCCTGATTTGAAAGAAGGTGAAAGTACCACGGCCAAAGTATTGAGTGAAGAAAAGGAAACAAAACCACCTGCAAGATATAATCAGGCATCAATCATCAGGGAACTGGAAAAACGTGGACTGGGTACAAAATCTACCCGTGCTAATATTGTTGCAATATTATACACCAGAAAATATGTTGAAGGACAGAAGATTACCGTCAATCAACTTGGTGAACGTATAATTGATACACTCGAGAAATACTCCGAAAGAATCACCAGCGAACAGATGACACGTGAATTTGAGGATGATATCTCTGAGATTAAGGACAAGAAGATTAGTGAAAGCGAAGTAGTGGATATTGCCAAGAAGGAATTGGATGGAATACTTGATTCCATGGACAATAACCAGGAAAATATAGGTAAGGAATTGTTCAGTGCATATGAACAGAGTAAAATTGTAGCAGAATGTGAATGTGGTGGAAATCTTATAATAATATCATCACCACGTGGCGGTAAGTTTGTAGGCTGTTCAAATTATCCCGACTGTAAGAAAACATATTCACTACCTGCAGGTGCCAGCGTACTTAAAACGAAATGTGAAAAATGTGGACTTCCACTGATATCATTCGGTAAGCCTAGACAAAGAGCATGTCTTGATTCAAAATGTGCAAATGGTGGTAAGGAATCATCAAATGATGTTGTAGGTGAATGTCCTGATTGTGGAAAGGATTTGATAAAACGAATGGGCCGGTTCGGTGAATTCATTGGCTGTTCAGGTTTTCCAAAATGCCGATTCACCTCTTCAATAGCCGACTTCGAGAAGGCTCAAAAAGAAGAAAAAACCTAA
- a CDS encoding YfcE family phosphodiesterase: MLIGVISDTHIPVRSKKIPDKVFEVFKDVDLILHAGDIETLDVIEELKTIAPVVAVHGNCDYDLGLNNAEIIDVEDVKIGLAHGVVYPKGDTQQLYYLAKELDVDVMITGHTHQASIQQIKDVLLLNPGSPTQPRMSEPSVMLVEINGSEVEAEIVVIGSPMCKSLDFSRFKHLYE; encoded by the coding sequence ATGTTAATAGGAGTAATTTCAGATACACATATACCTGTACGTAGCAAGAAAATTCCGGACAAAGTGTTTGAAGTATTTAAGGATGTTGATTTAATACTCCATGCCGGAGATATTGAAACGTTGGATGTGATTGAAGAATTGAAAACAATTGCACCTGTTGTTGCTGTGCATGGTAATTGTGATTATGATTTAGGATTAAATAACGCGGAAATAATAGATGTTGAGGATGTGAAAATTGGACTGGCCCATGGGGTTGTATATCCCAAAGGGGATACCCAACAGTTATATTATCTGGCAAAGGAGTTAGACGTCGATGTCATGATTACAGGCCATACACATCAGGCATCAATCCAGCAGATTAAGGATGTGCTGCTTTTAAATCCGGGAAGTCCGACACAGCCAAGAATGAGTGAGCCTAGCGTCATGCTTGTAGAGATAAACGGTAGTGAAGTTGAGGCGGAAATTGTTGTTATAGGAAGTCCCATGTGTAAATCACTGGATTTCAGCAGATTTAAACATTTATATGAATAA
- a CDS encoding RlmE family RNA methyltransferase: protein MSRWKAKHDKEHYYKLAKKQNYRSRASYKLKQLDKKYKLLKPDYNVVDLGAAPGGWSQVVCDVIGEEGTGIVVAVDLEYIKPIDHEAFIAVKGDFTTEEVQNTITEIIDGKADVILSDASPKLCGIKDIDNFRSYDLATAVLNISDNILKKEGNLIMKAFQGEAYQELINKLKKKFRTVKTTKPNSSRKRSSEMYVIARGFKGPKK from the coding sequence ATGAGTAGATGGAAGGCAAAGCACGACAAGGAACATTATTATAAACTTGCAAAAAAACAGAATTATCGTTCCCGTGCATCATATAAACTAAAACAACTGGACAAGAAGTATAAACTGTTAAAGCCGGATTATAATGTGGTTGATTTGGGTGCCGCTCCCGGCGGATGGAGTCAGGTGGTATGTGACGTTATAGGTGAAGAGGGAACTGGCATTGTCGTGGCGGTAGATCTAGAGTACATCAAACCGATTGATCATGAAGCATTCATAGCCGTTAAAGGTGACTTTACAACAGAGGAAGTTCAAAATACAATTACCGAGATTATTGATGGAAAGGCCGATGTCATATTATCGGATGCATCACCTAAACTATGTGGAATTAAGGATATTGATAACTTCAGATCATATGACTTGGCAACGGCCGTTCTTAACATCTCTGACAATATCCTTAAAAAGGAGGGAAACCTTATCATGAAGGCATTTCAGGGTGAGGCATACCAGGAGCTGATAAACAAGCTGAAGAAAAAGTTCAGGACAGTTAAGACAACAAAGCCTAATTCATCCAGAAAACGCAGCAGTGAAATGTACGTTATTGCAAGGGGTTTTAAAGGACCTAAAAAGTAA